One Pseudomonas sp. HOU2 genomic window carries:
- the lptG gene encoding LPS export ABC transporter permease LptG, giving the protein MVKLDRYIGSSVFVAIIAVLAIILGLATLFAFIDEMSDVSDTYTLTDVLSFVLLTAPRRLYEMLPMAALIGCLIGLGSLASSSELTVMRAAGVSIGRIVWAVMKPMLVLMLAGVLIGEYVAPATESMAQANRSLAQGSGDAQSAKHGMWHRQGEEFIHINAVQPDGLLYGVTRYHFDKERHLLSSSFAKRAEFDGKRWLLSDVTTTVFHERSTEVVNAPSEEWDVSLSPQLLNTVVMAPESLSISGLWGYIHYLADQGLSNGRYWLAFWVKVLQPLVTAALVLMAISFIFGPLRSVTLGQRVFTGVLVGFTFRIVQDLLGPSSLVFGFSPLFAVLVPATVCALAGVWLLRRAG; this is encoded by the coding sequence GTGGTTAAACTCGACCGCTACATCGGCAGCAGCGTATTCGTGGCGATCATCGCCGTGCTGGCGATCATTCTGGGTCTGGCGACCCTGTTCGCCTTCATCGACGAGATGAGCGACGTCAGCGATACCTACACATTGACCGACGTGCTGAGCTTCGTCCTGCTCACCGCGCCGCGTCGCCTGTATGAAATGTTGCCGATGGCCGCACTGATCGGCTGTCTGATCGGCCTCGGCAGTCTGGCCAGCAGCAGCGAGCTGACCGTCATGCGTGCCGCGGGTGTGTCCATCGGACGCATCGTCTGGGCGGTCATGAAGCCAATGCTGGTGCTCATGTTGGCCGGCGTACTGATCGGCGAATACGTGGCCCCGGCCACCGAAAGCATGGCCCAGGCCAATCGCTCGCTGGCGCAAGGCAGCGGCGACGCGCAGAGCGCCAAGCACGGCATGTGGCACCGTCAGGGTGAGGAATTCATCCATATCAACGCCGTGCAACCCGACGGCCTGTTGTATGGCGTGACCCGCTATCACTTCGACAAAGAGCGTCACTTGCTCAGCTCCAGCTTCGCCAAGCGTGCGGAGTTCGACGGCAAGCGCTGGCTGCTCAGCGACGTGACCACCACGGTGTTCCACGAGCGCAGCACCGAAGTGGTGAACGCGCCGAGCGAGGAGTGGGACGTGTCGCTGAGCCCGCAATTGCTCAACACGGTGGTGATGGCGCCTGAGTCGCTGTCGATTTCCGGTCTGTGGGGCTATATCCACTATCTGGCGGACCAAGGCCTGAGCAATGGCCGTTACTGGCTGGCATTTTGGGTCAAGGTGTTGCAGCCGCTGGTCACCGCCGCGCTGGTGCTGATGGCGATCTCGTTCATCTTCGGCCCGTTGCGCTCGGTCACCCTCGGGCAGCGGGTGTTCACCGGCGTGCTGGTGGGCTTCACCTTCCGCATCGTCCAGGATCTGCTCGGCCCGTCGAGCCTGGTGTTCGGTTTCTCGCCGCTGTTCGCGGTGCTGGTGCCGGCCACGGTCTGTGCGCTGGCGGGTGTCTGGTTGCTGCGACGGGCCGGTTGA